In the Gemmatimonadaceae bacterium genome, CAATTCGACCAATTGACGGACAATCGCTAAACCTAAGCCTAACCCGCCGAATGCTCGCGTGGTCGTCGCATCGGCTTGCCGGAAGCGGTCGAAGACGTGCGGCAGAAACTCCGTCGCGATGCCTTTGCCGGTATCGCTGACCGTAACTTCGACATGTGATTCGACGCGCTCCAGACTAACAATCACGCGCCCGCCTTTCGGCGTGAACTTGATGGCGTTCGAGATTAGATTCCACGCCACCTGTTGCAGCCGGTCAGGGTCGCCCGAGACTTGCCCCGCCGGAGAATCGAGTTGCAACTGTAAACGCATCTCCCTAGCTTCCGCCGTCGGGCGCAGGCCTTCAACCGCCGCGATGATGATGGTGCCGAGGTCAACGGGTTGCACGCTCAGGCGCAACTTGCCGGTGATGATGCGCGAGACATCGAGCAGATCGTCAATCATCTGCACTTGCATCCGCGCATTACGCCGGATGACTTCGATGGCGCGTAAGGAAGCCACCGGGTCGAGCTTAGGATTTCCTAACATCTGCGCCCACCCGACAATCGATGTCAGCGGCGTGCGAAGTTCATGCGAGAGCGTGGCGAGAAATTCATCTTTGAGCTGATTCGCTCTCTCCGCGGTTTCCGTGAGTTCATGTTGCCGGGTTGCAGAGAGCAGGAGCTGTTCGTTCATCGCGATCACTTGTCTTCGGAAGATCGCCATCTCTGTCGTATCGGTCACCTGGATCATGACCCCCACCGGGCGTTCGTCCGCCCCGAGTATGGCCCACACCGAATAAGACCAGTAAACGGGTGGCGTTTGGCAGTGCTCCTGCTCGACTAAAATCTCCGGCGTTCCCGTGCGATACACACGGTCGAAAAGCGAGAGACATCTATTTTCCTCCCCTTCCGGCACGGCCTCGGCGAAGGGGCGTCCCACCAGTTCCGTTGCCTCCTTCCCGACAAGGCGCGAGAACGCGGGATTGAGCTGGCGCACGATGTGCGTCGTTCCTTCAACGGCGACCATGGGGTGCGGTGAAAGTTCAGAAAAGTACCGGCTGAGGCGCACAAGGTCGAAAGCCTGCTCCCCCGTGACCGATCCTGGTTCCTCACGCATATGGCACCCCTACTTATTACTTTCCAGTTCGTCCGGAAGCTCCTGGATTTCCTCCGGCTCTGCGTTCCATGGCCCGGGAACCCCGGTGATTAGGCCGCGATAACCCATGAATCGCTCGCCGATGACAAGACCCTCGGAAGTGATTTTGAATTCGCGCATGTCAATGCTGTGTGTGCTCCGACGCATCTTGATGACTACCATCATCTTGCGGAGTTGGCCGTTGATC is a window encoding:
- a CDS encoding ATPase domain-containing protein — encoded protein: DSLAGFEMALAPGFRTDFRESLYRMIGALTRTGVTILSTVEIQEIFTGFSLSSYAISFLSDDILRLRFVSINGQLRKMMVVIKMRRSTHSIDMREFKITSEGLVIGERFMGYRGLITGVPGPWNAEPEEIQELPDELESNK
- a CDS encoding ATP-binding protein encodes the protein MREEPGSVTGEQAFDLVRLSRYFSELSPHPMVAVEGTTHIVRQLNPAFSRLVGKEATELVGRPFAEAVPEGEENRCLSLFDRVYRTGTPEILVEQEHCQTPPVYWSYSVWAILGADERPVGVMIQVTDTTEMAIFRRQVIAMNEQLLLSATRQHELTETAERANQLKDEFLATLSHELRTPLTSIVGWAQMLGNPKLDPVASLRAIEVIRRNARMQVQMIDDLLDVSRIITGKLRLSVQPVDLGTIIIAAVEGLRPTAEAREMRLQLQLDSPAGQVSGDPDRLQQVAWNLISNAIKFTPKGGRVIVSLERVESHVEVTVSDTGKGIATEFLPHVFDRFRQADATTTRAFGGLGLGLAIVRQLVEL